The Phaeobacter sp. A36a-5a genomic interval ACCGTGACCACCTCGGCCGCATAGCCGGCATTGACCACGTCGATATTGGCCGCCACGCATTTCAGCCCCAGCATCAGGCCGGTGCCGCGCACCTCCTCGAAGACCTCGGGATGGGCGGCCACCAGCCCTTCGAGTTTCTGACGCAGGAGACCTGCCTTGCGGTTGACCTCGGCCAGAAAGGCAGGGTCGGAGACGTGATCCATCACCGCGCAGCCCACCGCACAGCCCAGCGGGTTGCCGCCATAGGTGGAGCCATGGGTGCCTGCGGTCATGCCGCTCGCAGCCTCCTCCGTTGCGAGCACTGCACCCAGCGGGAAACCGCCGCCGATGCCCTTGGCCACCATCATGATGTCGGGGGTGATGCCTGCCCATTCATGGGCAAACAGCTTGCCGGTACGACCCACACCGCATTGCACCTCGTCGAGGATCAGCAGCAGGCCGTGATCGTCACAGATCTGACGCAGCGCCTTCAGCTCTGCATCCGGCACCGGGCGGATACCGCCCTCGCCCTGCACCGGTTCGATCAGGATCGCGGCGGTCTTGTCGCTGATGGCATCGGTGACCGCATCGAGATCGCCGAAGGTGAGATGGACAAAGCCGGGCAGCATCGGGCCGAAGCCCTTGGTCATTTTTTCAGAGCCCGCGGCTGAGATGCCTGCGGCGGAGCGGCCATGGAAGGCACCGGAGAAGGTGATGATCTCCACCCGCTCGGGCTGATCGTTTTCATAGAAATACTTGCGCGCCATTTTCACGGCGAGTTCGCAGGCCTCGGTGCCGGAGTTGGTGAAGAACACGGTGTCGGCAAAGCTGTGCTCCACCAGCCGGTC includes:
- a CDS encoding aspartate aminotransferase family protein, producing the protein MIPSVLPTYNRAPLSFVKGEGAWLIEADGRRFLDLAAGIAVNALGHAHPALVKALTEQAENLWHVSNLYHIPQQQALADRLVEHSFADTVFFTNSGTEACELAVKMARKYFYENDQPERVEIITFSGAFHGRSAAGISAAGSEKMTKGFGPMLPGFVHLTFGDLDAVTDAISDKTAAILIEPVQGEGGIRPVPDAELKALRQICDDHGLLLILDEVQCGVGRTGKLFAHEWAGITPDIMMVAKGIGGGFPLGAVLATEEAASGMTAGTHGSTYGGNPLGCAVGCAVMDHVSDPAFLAEVNRKAGLLRQKLEGLVAAHPEVFEEVRGTGLMLGLKCVAANIDVVNAGYAAEVVTVPAADNVIRLLPPLTLTDEDIGEAFARLDQAATALTASAEA